Proteins encoded in a region of the Xylocopa sonorina isolate GNS202 chromosome 1, iyXylSono1_principal, whole genome shotgun sequence genome:
- the Hrb27c gene encoding heterogeneous nuclear ribonucleoprotein at 27C isoform X1 — MRVKAEMDDDEKGKLFVGGLSWETTQENLQRYFGRYGEVIDCVVMKNSESGRSRGFGFVTFSDPANVPLVLQNGPHQLDGRTIDPKPCNPRTQQKPKRSGGFPKVFLGGLPSNVTETDLRSFFTRFGKVMEVVIMYDQEKKKSRGFGFLSFEDEDAVDRCVVEHFVNLNGKQVEIKRAEPRDSSSKMNDSHQGQWGPPQQGGPPMGMAGNMGPMGGPNGQMGGPMMGGPMGPPGNMMQQYQGWGTSPQTGGYAAGYTTQYNSQGWGAPPGPPQQQQIPPPPHHQWGSSYNVQPAAATQGYGSYGGPAAAASGGYGPTAGTGGAAGGGPGGSWNSWNMPQNGPPPGTQPPPQPPQPNSSQPNSNSNPSGPQGDMYSRQTTGSGAPGSSSSSAKTPDYTGYSAYGNYADTSYPQRSYQGGESNQGTEYGPSRLGNVPAAPGTNNNYSGGGPQRGYTGTSSSSNNYHPYRR, encoded by the exons ATGAGAGTGAAGGCCGAAATGGACGACGACGAAAAGGG AAAGTTGTTTGTCGGTGGCTTGTCCTGGGAGACAACGCAGGAGAATCTTCAACGCTACTTCGGCCGTTATGGAGAAGTAATTGACTGTGTTGTAATGAAAAATAGTGAATCTGGTCGTAGTCGTGGTTTTGGATTTGTAACATTCAGTGATCCAGCTAACGTTCCTTTAGTTCTTCAGAACGGACCACATCAACTTGATGGGCGTACA ATTGACCCGAAACCATGTAATCCGCGTACACAACAAAAGCCAAAACGCAGTGGAGGTTTTCCAAAAGTGTTCCTCGGCGGCTTACCAAGTAATGTGACGGAGACCGACTTGAGGTCCTTCTTTACTCGCTTTGGCAAAGTTATGGAGGTTGTCATAATGTATGATCAGGAAAAGAAGAAATCTAGGG GATTTGGCTTTCTCAGCTTCGAGGATGAAGATGCTGTGGACCGATGCGTAGTGGAGCATTTCGTCAACTTGAATGGAAAACAG GTTGAAATCAAACGTGCAGAACCGAGAGATTCTTCTAGTAAGATGAACGATAGTCATCAGGGCCAATGGGGGCCACCTCAACAGGGCGGACCTCCGATGGGAATGGCTGGTAATATGGGACCTATGGGTGGTCCGAACGGACAAATGGGTGGACCTATGATGGGAGGACCGATGGGTCCACCAGGAAACATGATGCAACAGTATCAAGGTTGGGGTACCAGTCCTCAAACCGGAGGATACGCTGCTGGGTATACCACTCAGTATAATTCTCAGGGCTGGGGTGCACCCCCTGGCCCACCTCAACAACAGCAAATTCCACCACCGCCACATCATCAGTGGGGTAGTAGTTATAATGTCCAGCCAGCAGCAGCTACTCAAGGTTATGGAAGTTACG GTGGGCCGGCGGCGGCCGCTTCAGGGGGTTATGGGCCCACGGCGGGTACTGGCGGGGCTGCGGGGGGCGGGCCCGGGGGTTCTTGGAACTCCTGGAACATGCCACAGAACGGGCCACCTCCTGGGACCCAACCACCACCTCAGCCCCCTCAGCCCAACTCCTCGCAGCCTAACTCCAACTCGAACCCCTCTGGCCCGCAGG GTGACATGTATTCACGACAAACCACCGGCTCAGGTGCACCTGGGTCCAGTAGCAGTTCAGCTAAAACTCCGGATTATACTGGGTACTCCGCATATGGTAATTACGCTGATACCAGTTATCCTCAGCGTTCGTATCAAGGAGGAGAAAGCAACCAAG GCACCGAATACGGACCTTCGAGACTAGGGAACGTTCCTGCTGCACCAGGAACCAACAACAACTACAGCGGCGGTGGTCCCCAAAGGGGTTACACGGGAACCTCGTCCAGCTCCAACAATTACCATCCCTATCGCCGCTAG
- the Hrb27c gene encoding heterogeneous nuclear ribonucleoprotein at 27C isoform X4 translates to MRVKAEMDDDEKGKLFVGGLSWETTQENLQRYFGRYGEVIDCVVMKNSESGRSRGFGFVTFSDPANVPLVLQNGPHQLDGRTIDPKPCNPRTQQKPKRSGGFPKVFLGGLPSNVTETDLRSFFTRFGKVMEVVIMYDQEKKKSRGFGFLSFEDEDAVDRCVVEHFVNLNGKQVEIKRAEPRDSSSKMNDSHQGQWGPPQQGGPPMGMAGNMGPMGGPNGQMGGPMMGGPMGPPGNMMQQYQGWGTSPQTGGYAAGYTTQYNSQGWGAPPGPPQQQQIPPPPHHQWGSSYNVQPAAATQGYGSYGDMYSRQTTGSGAPGSSSSSAKTPDYTGYSAYGNYADTSYPQRSYQGGESNQGTEYGPSRLGNVPAAPGTNNNYSGGGPQRGYTGTSSSSNNYHPYRR, encoded by the exons ATGAGAGTGAAGGCCGAAATGGACGACGACGAAAAGGG AAAGTTGTTTGTCGGTGGCTTGTCCTGGGAGACAACGCAGGAGAATCTTCAACGCTACTTCGGCCGTTATGGAGAAGTAATTGACTGTGTTGTAATGAAAAATAGTGAATCTGGTCGTAGTCGTGGTTTTGGATTTGTAACATTCAGTGATCCAGCTAACGTTCCTTTAGTTCTTCAGAACGGACCACATCAACTTGATGGGCGTACA ATTGACCCGAAACCATGTAATCCGCGTACACAACAAAAGCCAAAACGCAGTGGAGGTTTTCCAAAAGTGTTCCTCGGCGGCTTACCAAGTAATGTGACGGAGACCGACTTGAGGTCCTTCTTTACTCGCTTTGGCAAAGTTATGGAGGTTGTCATAATGTATGATCAGGAAAAGAAGAAATCTAGGG GATTTGGCTTTCTCAGCTTCGAGGATGAAGATGCTGTGGACCGATGCGTAGTGGAGCATTTCGTCAACTTGAATGGAAAACAG GTTGAAATCAAACGTGCAGAACCGAGAGATTCTTCTAGTAAGATGAACGATAGTCATCAGGGCCAATGGGGGCCACCTCAACAGGGCGGACCTCCGATGGGAATGGCTGGTAATATGGGACCTATGGGTGGTCCGAACGGACAAATGGGTGGACCTATGATGGGAGGACCGATGGGTCCACCAGGAAACATGATGCAACAGTATCAAGGTTGGGGTACCAGTCCTCAAACCGGAGGATACGCTGCTGGGTATACCACTCAGTATAATTCTCAGGGCTGGGGTGCACCCCCTGGCCCACCTCAACAACAGCAAATTCCACCACCGCCACATCATCAGTGGGGTAGTAGTTATAATGTCCAGCCAGCAGCAGCTACTCAAGGTTATGGAAGTTACG GTGACATGTATTCACGACAAACCACCGGCTCAGGTGCACCTGGGTCCAGTAGCAGTTCAGCTAAAACTCCGGATTATACTGGGTACTCCGCATATGGTAATTACGCTGATACCAGTTATCCTCAGCGTTCGTATCAAGGAGGAGAAAGCAACCAAG GCACCGAATACGGACCTTCGAGACTAGGGAACGTTCCTGCTGCACCAGGAACCAACAACAACTACAGCGGCGGTGGTCCCCAAAGGGGTTACACGGGAACCTCGTCCAGCTCCAACAATTACCATCCCTATCGCCGCTAG
- the Chsy gene encoding chondroitin sulfate synthase yields MEEVTFHPVMRKRRGLASAILGLTVGLLLGFLIQSYRILSSSHHQRSNAYTSSMLPGSPVLVRPSAQNVPKLNDDEQINSSSTSLVFVGVMTASKYLNSRAKAVYETWGKELPGKIAFFSSESSIVPENCPDLPLVPLPRVDDTYPPQKKSFMMLQYMWNNYGDRFEWFLRADDDVYVRTDRLEKLLRSVDSRRAMYIGQAGRGNSEEFGLLSLEYDENFCMGGPGVILSRETLRRVVPHIKYCLRHLYTTHEDVELGRCVQKYAGIPCTWSYEMQSILYHNSSGAQAFTGNLKKKEVHRAITLHPVKSPPHMYRLHNYMRGLQIQDLQQERLNLHRDIYTMAKQLEIPLENLKSFEIAAGVPLFSVHPFSKEYPGDTEILGVPAGLCSFKPRTGDEVIPWDFLSRSEYSLGDSNPRRRIHSDIKEGLEDITREVMASINACSRQRGRVVEERSTLYGYRRVDSYGADTILDLLLVYRKYRGRKVTLPVRRHVYLHQHFTGLEIRETLDGEEVDETRRNERNDKSLQSIFRGGFLNLNFNSETKDPVNDKVVHFVLPLSGRYEIFQRFLQNYEEICLTSGEKTALLVVLYRHKTENSFNQTIELIERLKYKHRSASIDVLPLSGTFSRAKALDFGVSRLNNDDLMFFVDVDIAFTEAVLHRIRANTLLGRQVYFPVVFSQYDQKIVREENGKRDTFAINAMSGYWRQFGFGIVSLYKQDYINVGGFDLTIQGWGKEDVDFYEKVVKSNVKIFRAADKDLVHVYHEVECSKDLSKTQWSMCMGTKADTYAGIETLARMIYENPEILRFAKARRANLSSAAS; encoded by the exons ATGGAAGAGGTGACGTTTCACCCAGTGATGCGTAAACGACGTGGATTGGCCAGCGCCATTCTGGGCCTGACAGTGGGCCTGCTCCTCGGTTTTCTCATTCAAAGCTACAGGATACTCTCGTCGAGCCATCACCAACGCTCGAATGCCTACACGTCATCGATGCTGCCTGGGTCGCCGGTGTTGGTCAGACCATCGGCGCAGAACGTTCCCAAATTGAACGACGATGAACAGATAAACAGTTCTTCGACGAGTCTGGTGTTCGTAGGCGTAATGACGGCTAGCAAATACCTGAACTCGCGAGCGAAGGCGGTCTACGAGACGTGGGGAAAGGAGCTTCCGGGTAAGATCGCGTTCTTCTCGTCCGAGAGCTCGATCGTCCCGGAGAACTGTCCTGACCTGCCGTTGGTGCCATTACCGCGCGTGGACGATACCTACCCACCGCAGAAGAAGTCGTTCATGATGCTGCAGTACATGTGGAACAATTACGGCGATCGTTTCGAGTGGTTCCTCAGGGCTGACGACGACGTTTACGTGAGAACAGATCGTCTGGAGAAGTTGCTGCGATCCGTCGACTCCAGGAGAGCCATGTACATTGGCCAGGCTGGTCGAGGGAACTCCGAGGAGTTCGGTTTGCTCTCGTTGGAGTACGACGAGAATTTTTGCATGGGCGGGCCAGGTGTTATACTGTCCAGGGAGACGCTGAGGAGGGTCGTACCGCACATCAAGTACTGCCTGAGACATTTGTACACCACGCACGAGGACGTCGAGCTGGGAAGGTGCGTGCAAAAGTACGCCGGTATACCTTGCACCTGGAGCTACGAG ATGCAGTCCATTTTGTACCATAACAGTAGCGGAGCGCAGGCGTTCACCGGaaacttgaagaaaaaagaagttCACCGTGCTATTACGTTGCATCCTGTTAAAAGCCCGCCGCACATGTACAGGTTACACAATTACATGAGG GGACTTCAGATCCAAGACTTGCAACAGGAAAGGCTAAATCTTCACAGGGACATTTACACGATGGCTAAACAGTTGGAGATACCGTTGGAGAATCTGAAGAGCTTCGAGATCGCCGCGGGCGTACCATTGTTTTCGGTGCACCCTTTCTCGAAAGAGTATCCCGGCGACACGGAGATATTAG GTGTTCCAGCGGGACTTTGCTCGTTCAAACCGCGAACCGGCGATGAAGTGATTCCCTGGGATTTTTTATCGAGATCCGAGTACAGCTTAGGCGATTCGAATCCCAGGAGAAGAATTCACAGCGATATAAAGGAGGGCCTGGAGGACATCACGAGGGAAGTGATGGCCTCCATAAATGCCTGCTCGCGGCAGCGTGGCCGAGTCGTCGAGGAAAGGTCAACCCTGTACGGGTACAGAAGAGTCGATTCTTATGGCGCTGATACGATACTGGATCTCCTGCTGGTCTATCGTAAATACAGAGGGAGAAAGGTCACTCTGCCAGTCAGAAGGCACGTGTACCTCCATCAACACTTCACAG GACTGGAAATACGAGAAACCCTGGACGGCGAAGAAGTTGACGAGACGCGaagaaatgaaagaaacgaCAAATCCCTGCAAAGTATATTCCGCGGCGGTTTCCTGAACCTGAATTTCAACTCCGAGACGAAGGATCCCGTCAACGACAAGGTCGTACATTTCGTTCTACCTTTATCCGGAAGATACGAGATTTTCCAAAGGTTCCTGCAAAACTACGAAGAGATCTGTTTGACGAGCGGCGAGAAGACCGCGCTCTTGGTAGTTCTCTATCGTCACAAAACAGAGAACTCGTTCAATCAAACGATAGAACTGATAGAACGATTGAAATACAAACATCGTAGCGCCAGCATCGACGTCCTCCCCCTTTCCGGGACATTTTCCAGAGCCAAGGCGCTCGATTTCGGAGTCTCGAGATTGAACAACGACGATTTAATGTTCTTCGTCGACGTCGACATCGCGTTCACCGAGGCGGTTCTCCACAGAATTCGTGCCAATACACTGCTAGGTAGGCAAGTCTATTTCCCGGTGGTTTTCAGTCAGTACGATCAGAAGATCGTTCGCGAGGAGAACGGAAAGCGAGATACGTTCGCCATAAACGCAATGTCCGGTTACTGGAGGCAATTTGGATTCGGTATCGTTTCTCTGTACAAGCAAGACTACATCAACGTGGGCGGTTTCGATTTAACCATCCAAGGGTGGGGCAAAGAGGACGTGGACTTTTATGAGAAGGTAGTCAAGTCGAACGTGAAGATCTTCAGAGCGGCTGACAAGGATTTGGTTCACGTTTATCACGAGGTTGAGTGCAGCAAGGACCTCTCGAAAACGCAATGGTCCATGTGCATGGGAACCAAAGCCGACACTTACGCGGGGATAGAAACGCTGGCGAGAATGATTTACGAGAATCCAGAGATACTGAGATTTGCCAAAGCTAGAAGAGCGAATCTATCGAGTGCGGCGAGTTGA
- the Hrb27c gene encoding heterogeneous nuclear ribonucleoprotein at 27C isoform X2 has translation MRVKAEMDDDEKGKLFVGGLSWETTQENLQRYFGRYGEVIDCVVMKNSESGRSRGFGFVTFSDPANVPLVLQNGPHQLDGRTIDPKPCNPRTQQKPKRSGGFPKVFLGGLPSNVTETDLRSFFTRFGKVMEVVIMYDQEKKKSRGFGFLSFEDEDAVDRCVVEHFVNLNGKQVEIKRAEPRDSSSKMNDSHQGQWGPPQQGGPPMGMAGNMGPMGGPNGQMGGPMMGGPMGPPGNMMQQYQGWGTSPQTGGYAAGYTTQYNSQGWGAPPGPPQQQQIPPPPHHQWGSSYNVQPAAATQGYGSYGGPAAAASGGYGPTAGTGGAAGGGPGGSWNSWNMPQNGPPPGTQPPPQPPQPNSSQPNSNSNPSGPQGDMYSRQTTGSGAPGSSSSSAKTPDYTGYSAYGNYADTSYPQRSYQGGESNQDNTPIPKFKNTETGSPTFIPNGDAAPGPQRFSLTQHTNYHPYRR, from the exons ATGAGAGTGAAGGCCGAAATGGACGACGACGAAAAGGG AAAGTTGTTTGTCGGTGGCTTGTCCTGGGAGACAACGCAGGAGAATCTTCAACGCTACTTCGGCCGTTATGGAGAAGTAATTGACTGTGTTGTAATGAAAAATAGTGAATCTGGTCGTAGTCGTGGTTTTGGATTTGTAACATTCAGTGATCCAGCTAACGTTCCTTTAGTTCTTCAGAACGGACCACATCAACTTGATGGGCGTACA ATTGACCCGAAACCATGTAATCCGCGTACACAACAAAAGCCAAAACGCAGTGGAGGTTTTCCAAAAGTGTTCCTCGGCGGCTTACCAAGTAATGTGACGGAGACCGACTTGAGGTCCTTCTTTACTCGCTTTGGCAAAGTTATGGAGGTTGTCATAATGTATGATCAGGAAAAGAAGAAATCTAGGG GATTTGGCTTTCTCAGCTTCGAGGATGAAGATGCTGTGGACCGATGCGTAGTGGAGCATTTCGTCAACTTGAATGGAAAACAG GTTGAAATCAAACGTGCAGAACCGAGAGATTCTTCTAGTAAGATGAACGATAGTCATCAGGGCCAATGGGGGCCACCTCAACAGGGCGGACCTCCGATGGGAATGGCTGGTAATATGGGACCTATGGGTGGTCCGAACGGACAAATGGGTGGACCTATGATGGGAGGACCGATGGGTCCACCAGGAAACATGATGCAACAGTATCAAGGTTGGGGTACCAGTCCTCAAACCGGAGGATACGCTGCTGGGTATACCACTCAGTATAATTCTCAGGGCTGGGGTGCACCCCCTGGCCCACCTCAACAACAGCAAATTCCACCACCGCCACATCATCAGTGGGGTAGTAGTTATAATGTCCAGCCAGCAGCAGCTACTCAAGGTTATGGAAGTTACG GTGGGCCGGCGGCGGCCGCTTCAGGGGGTTATGGGCCCACGGCGGGTACTGGCGGGGCTGCGGGGGGCGGGCCCGGGGGTTCTTGGAACTCCTGGAACATGCCACAGAACGGGCCACCTCCTGGGACCCAACCACCACCTCAGCCCCCTCAGCCCAACTCCTCGCAGCCTAACTCCAACTCGAACCCCTCTGGCCCGCAGG GTGACATGTATTCACGACAAACCACCGGCTCAGGTGCACCTGGGTCCAGTAGCAGTTCAGCTAAAACTCCGGATTATACTGGGTACTCCGCATATGGTAATTACGCTGATACCAGTTATCCTCAGCGTTCGTATCAAGGAGGAGAAAGCAACCAAG ACAATACCCCGATCCCAAAGTTCAAAAACACCGAAACTGGAAGCCCGACATTTATTCCGAATGGAGACGCAGCCCCAGGTCCCCAACGATTCTCCTTGACCCAGCATACAAATTATCATCCATATAGGCGCTAA
- the LOC143432677 gene encoding lysozyme c-1: MDRKVELCVILPLVVTLLIGGQTDAKILTQCEAALELQKAKVTRTLISNWVCLMQSESGLDTQLVTGPKTASSYSYGVFQISSSKYCSRGHSGGLCNKRCEDFANDDIQDDIECAKKIQSLEGFKAWDGWMKKCKNKPLPNVANCKRRRR, encoded by the coding sequence ATGGATCGCAAGGTCGAGCTGTGCGTGATCCTGCCGCTCGTGGTCACCCTTCTGATTGGTGGCCAGACGGACGCGAAGATTCTAACGCAATGCGAGGCTGCGCTGGAGCTTCAAAAGGCCAAAGTGACGAGGACCCTGATCAGCAACTGGGTCTGCCTGATGCAGAGCGAGAGCGGATTGGACACGCAACTGGTCACCGGCCCGAAGACAGCCTCCAGCTACAGCTACGGTGTATTCCAGATAAGCAGCTCGAAATATTGCTCGAGGGGACACAGCGGCGGCCTCTGCAACAAGCGTTGCGAGGACTTCGCGAACGACGACATCCAGGACGACATCGAGTGCGCGAAGAAGATCCAAAGTTTGGAGGGGTTCAAGGCGTGGGACGGTTGGATGAAGAAGTGCAAGAACAAGCCGCTGCCGAACGTTGCCAATTGCAAACGGCGCCGTCGATGA
- the Hrb27c gene encoding heterogeneous nuclear ribonucleoprotein at 27C isoform X3, whose product MRVKAEMDDDEKGKLFVGGLSWETTQENLQRYFGRYGEVIDCVVMKNSESGRSRGFGFVTFSDPANVPLVLQNGPHQLDGRTIDPKPCNPRTQQKPKRSGGFPKVFLGGLPSNVTETDLRSFFTRFGKVMEVVIMYDQEKKKSRGFGFLSFEDEDAVDRCVVEHFVNLNGKQVEIKRAEPRDSSSKMNDSHQGQWGPPQQGGPPMGMAGNMGPMGGPNGQMGGPMMGGPMGPPGNMMQQYQGWGTSPQTGGYAAGYTTQYNSQGWGAPPGPPQQQQIPPPPHHQWGSSYNVQPAAATQGYGSYGGPAAAASGGYGPTAGTGGAAGGGPGGSWNSWNMPQNGPPPGTQPPPQPPQPNSSQPNSNSNPSGPQGDMYSRQTTGSGAPGSSSSSAKTPDYTGYSAYGNYADTSYPQRSYQGGESNQGSFFPRRPVNFSDWMTRGLWT is encoded by the exons ATGAGAGTGAAGGCCGAAATGGACGACGACGAAAAGGG AAAGTTGTTTGTCGGTGGCTTGTCCTGGGAGACAACGCAGGAGAATCTTCAACGCTACTTCGGCCGTTATGGAGAAGTAATTGACTGTGTTGTAATGAAAAATAGTGAATCTGGTCGTAGTCGTGGTTTTGGATTTGTAACATTCAGTGATCCAGCTAACGTTCCTTTAGTTCTTCAGAACGGACCACATCAACTTGATGGGCGTACA ATTGACCCGAAACCATGTAATCCGCGTACACAACAAAAGCCAAAACGCAGTGGAGGTTTTCCAAAAGTGTTCCTCGGCGGCTTACCAAGTAATGTGACGGAGACCGACTTGAGGTCCTTCTTTACTCGCTTTGGCAAAGTTATGGAGGTTGTCATAATGTATGATCAGGAAAAGAAGAAATCTAGGG GATTTGGCTTTCTCAGCTTCGAGGATGAAGATGCTGTGGACCGATGCGTAGTGGAGCATTTCGTCAACTTGAATGGAAAACAG GTTGAAATCAAACGTGCAGAACCGAGAGATTCTTCTAGTAAGATGAACGATAGTCATCAGGGCCAATGGGGGCCACCTCAACAGGGCGGACCTCCGATGGGAATGGCTGGTAATATGGGACCTATGGGTGGTCCGAACGGACAAATGGGTGGACCTATGATGGGAGGACCGATGGGTCCACCAGGAAACATGATGCAACAGTATCAAGGTTGGGGTACCAGTCCTCAAACCGGAGGATACGCTGCTGGGTATACCACTCAGTATAATTCTCAGGGCTGGGGTGCACCCCCTGGCCCACCTCAACAACAGCAAATTCCACCACCGCCACATCATCAGTGGGGTAGTAGTTATAATGTCCAGCCAGCAGCAGCTACTCAAGGTTATGGAAGTTACG GTGGGCCGGCGGCGGCCGCTTCAGGGGGTTATGGGCCCACGGCGGGTACTGGCGGGGCTGCGGGGGGCGGGCCCGGGGGTTCTTGGAACTCCTGGAACATGCCACAGAACGGGCCACCTCCTGGGACCCAACCACCACCTCAGCCCCCTCAGCCCAACTCCTCGCAGCCTAACTCCAACTCGAACCCCTCTGGCCCGCAGG GTGACATGTATTCACGACAAACCACCGGCTCAGGTGCACCTGGGTCCAGTAGCAGTTCAGCTAAAACTCCGGATTATACTGGGTACTCCGCATATGGTAATTACGCTGATACCAGTTATCCTCAGCGTTCGTATCAAGGAGGAGAAAGCAACCAAG GAAGTTTCTTTCCTAGACGTCCTGTTAATTTTTCTGACTGGATGACGCGAGGCTTGTGGACTTGA